One window of the Micropterus dolomieu isolate WLL.071019.BEF.003 ecotype Adirondacks linkage group LG08, ASM2129224v1, whole genome shotgun sequence genome contains the following:
- the pacsin1a gene encoding protein kinase C and casein kinase substrate in neurons protein 1a isoform X3 yields the protein MSGSYDESAVADDTMDSFWEVGNYKRAVKRFDDGHRLCNDLMGCLQERAKIEKAYGDQLTAWSKRWRQLIEKGQHLGWGPQYGSVERAWLGVMTEAEKVSELHQEVKNNLVNDDVEKVKNWQKEAYHKQIIGGFKEAKEAEEGFKKAQKPWAKKLKEMEAAKKGYHMACKEEKLAATREANGKTEASVTPDQQKKLHEKVDKCKQDVQKAKEKYEKSLEELNKCTPQYMESMEQVFDQCQQHEVKRLTFLKEALLDIKRHLNLTENPSYATIYRELERTILGANTQEDLKWFSNNHGPGMPMNWPAFEEYNPDQAAVPIKKKKPDGAPPTPSTDHVAPPGDRSSVSSYDKNQAYSTEWSDDEQPASYSGNENGGNGNSFEDDSSTGKGVRVRALYDYEGQEQDELTFKADFQMSR from the exons gtaGGGAACTACAAACGTGCTGTCAAGAGATTTGATGATGGCCATCGGCTCTGCAATGACCTCATGGGCTGCCTGCAGGAACGTGCCAAGATAGAAAAAGCCTATGGTGATCAGCTAACTGCTTGGTCCAAGAGATGGAGGCAGCTCATTGAGAAAGGTCAGCATTTGGGATGgg GCCCACAATATGGCTCCGTGGAGAGAGCCTGGTTAGGTGTGATGACTGAGGcagagaaggtgagtgagctgcaCCAAGAGGTGAAGAACAACCTGGTGAACGATGATGTTGAGAAAGTGAAGAACTGGCAAAAGGAGGCCTACCACAAGCAAATTATCGGAGGCTTCAAAGAGGCCAAGGAGGCTGAGGAAGGCTTCAAGAAAGCTCAGAAGCCGTGGGCCAAAAAGCTCAAGGAG ATGGAGGCAGCTAAGAAAGGGTACCACATGGCCTGCAAGGAGGAGAAGCTGGCTGCAACCCGAGAGGCCAACGGCAAGACTGAGGCTTCTGTTACGCCAGACCAGCAGAAGAAACTCCATGAGAAAGTAGACAAATGCAAACAAGATGTGCAGAAG GCTAAAGAAAAGTACGAGAAGTCTCTGGAGGAGCTGAACAAGTGCACCCCTCAGTACATGGAGAGCATGGAGCAGGTGTTTGACCAGTGCCAGCAGCATGAAGTCAAGAGGCTGACCTTCCTAAAGGAGGCCTTGCTGGACATTAAACGCCATCTTAACCTCACCGAGAATCCAAG CTATGCCACCATATACAGAGAACTTGAGCGCACGATCCTGGGTGCAAACACACAAGAGGACCTGAAGTGGTTCAGCAACAACCACGGCCCTGGGATGCCAATGAACTGGCCTGCATTTGAG GAATACAACCCAGACCAGGCCGCTGTTCccataaagaagaagaaaccagACGGAGCCCCACCCACTCCGAGCACTGACCATGTGGCTCCACCTGGTGATCGTAGCAG CGTGAGCAGCTATGATAAAAACCAAGCTTACTCGACTGAGTGGTCTGATGATGAGCAACCTGCTTCGTACTCTGGCAACGAAAACGGTGGGAACGGGAATTCATTCGAAGATGATTCCAGCACTGGGAAAGGGGTTCGTGTCCGAGCTCTCTATGATTATGAAGGCCAGGAACAGGATGAGCTCACCTTTAAAGCAG ATTTCCAGATGTCCAGATGA
- the pacsin1a gene encoding protein kinase C and casein kinase substrate in neurons protein 1a isoform X1: MSGSYDESAVADDTMDSFWEVGNYKRAVKRFDDGHRLCNDLMGCLQERAKIEKAYGDQLTAWSKRWRQLIEKGQHLGWGPQYGSVERAWLGVMTEAEKVSELHQEVKNNLVNDDVEKVKNWQKEAYHKQIIGGFKEAKEAEEGFKKAQKPWAKKLKEMEAAKKGYHMACKEEKLAATREANGKTEASVTPDQQKKLHEKVDKCKQDVQKAKEKYEKSLEELNKCTPQYMESMEQVFDQCQQHEVKRLTFLKEALLDIKRHLNLTENPSYATIYRELERTILGANTQEDLKWFSNNHGPGMPMNWPAFEEYNPDQAAVPIKKKKPDGAPPTPSTDHVAPPGDRSSVSSYDKNQAYSTEWSDDEQPASYSGNENGGNGNSFEDDSSTGKGVRVRALYDYEGQEQDELTFKAGDELTKTEDEDEQGWCRGRLDTGKEGLYPANYVEPI; encoded by the exons gtaGGGAACTACAAACGTGCTGTCAAGAGATTTGATGATGGCCATCGGCTCTGCAATGACCTCATGGGCTGCCTGCAGGAACGTGCCAAGATAGAAAAAGCCTATGGTGATCAGCTAACTGCTTGGTCCAAGAGATGGAGGCAGCTCATTGAGAAAGGTCAGCATTTGGGATGgg GCCCACAATATGGCTCCGTGGAGAGAGCCTGGTTAGGTGTGATGACTGAGGcagagaaggtgagtgagctgcaCCAAGAGGTGAAGAACAACCTGGTGAACGATGATGTTGAGAAAGTGAAGAACTGGCAAAAGGAGGCCTACCACAAGCAAATTATCGGAGGCTTCAAAGAGGCCAAGGAGGCTGAGGAAGGCTTCAAGAAAGCTCAGAAGCCGTGGGCCAAAAAGCTCAAGGAG ATGGAGGCAGCTAAGAAAGGGTACCACATGGCCTGCAAGGAGGAGAAGCTGGCTGCAACCCGAGAGGCCAACGGCAAGACTGAGGCTTCTGTTACGCCAGACCAGCAGAAGAAACTCCATGAGAAAGTAGACAAATGCAAACAAGATGTGCAGAAG GCTAAAGAAAAGTACGAGAAGTCTCTGGAGGAGCTGAACAAGTGCACCCCTCAGTACATGGAGAGCATGGAGCAGGTGTTTGACCAGTGCCAGCAGCATGAAGTCAAGAGGCTGACCTTCCTAAAGGAGGCCTTGCTGGACATTAAACGCCATCTTAACCTCACCGAGAATCCAAG CTATGCCACCATATACAGAGAACTTGAGCGCACGATCCTGGGTGCAAACACACAAGAGGACCTGAAGTGGTTCAGCAACAACCACGGCCCTGGGATGCCAATGAACTGGCCTGCATTTGAG GAATACAACCCAGACCAGGCCGCTGTTCccataaagaagaagaaaccagACGGAGCCCCACCCACTCCGAGCACTGACCATGTGGCTCCACCTGGTGATCGTAGCAG CGTGAGCAGCTATGATAAAAACCAAGCTTACTCGACTGAGTGGTCTGATGATGAGCAACCTGCTTCGTACTCTGGCAACGAAAACGGTGGGAACGGGAATTCATTCGAAGATGATTCCAGCACTGGGAAAGGGGTTCGTGTCCGAGCTCTCTATGATTATGAAGGCCAGGAACAGGATGAGCTCACCTTTAAAGCAG GTGATGAACTGACCAAGACTGAGGATGAAGATGAGCAAGGCTGGTGTAGAGGTCGTTTGGACACCGGCAAAGAGGGACTGTACCCAGCCAATTATGTTGAGCCAATCTAG
- the pacsin1a gene encoding protein kinase C and casein kinase substrate in neurons protein 1a isoform X2 — translation MSGSYDESAVADDTMDSFWEVGNYKRAVKRFDDGHRLCNDLMGCLQERAKIEKAYGDQLTAWSKRWRQLIEKGPQYGSVERAWLGVMTEAEKVSELHQEVKNNLVNDDVEKVKNWQKEAYHKQIIGGFKEAKEAEEGFKKAQKPWAKKLKEMEAAKKGYHMACKEEKLAATREANGKTEASVTPDQQKKLHEKVDKCKQDVQKAKEKYEKSLEELNKCTPQYMESMEQVFDQCQQHEVKRLTFLKEALLDIKRHLNLTENPSYATIYRELERTILGANTQEDLKWFSNNHGPGMPMNWPAFEEYNPDQAAVPIKKKKPDGAPPTPSTDHVAPPGDRSSVSSYDKNQAYSTEWSDDEQPASYSGNENGGNGNSFEDDSSTGKGVRVRALYDYEGQEQDELTFKAGDELTKTEDEDEQGWCRGRLDTGKEGLYPANYVEPI, via the exons gtaGGGAACTACAAACGTGCTGTCAAGAGATTTGATGATGGCCATCGGCTCTGCAATGACCTCATGGGCTGCCTGCAGGAACGTGCCAAGATAGAAAAAGCCTATGGTGATCAGCTAACTGCTTGGTCCAAGAGATGGAGGCAGCTCATTGAGAAAG GCCCACAATATGGCTCCGTGGAGAGAGCCTGGTTAGGTGTGATGACTGAGGcagagaaggtgagtgagctgcaCCAAGAGGTGAAGAACAACCTGGTGAACGATGATGTTGAGAAAGTGAAGAACTGGCAAAAGGAGGCCTACCACAAGCAAATTATCGGAGGCTTCAAAGAGGCCAAGGAGGCTGAGGAAGGCTTCAAGAAAGCTCAGAAGCCGTGGGCCAAAAAGCTCAAGGAG ATGGAGGCAGCTAAGAAAGGGTACCACATGGCCTGCAAGGAGGAGAAGCTGGCTGCAACCCGAGAGGCCAACGGCAAGACTGAGGCTTCTGTTACGCCAGACCAGCAGAAGAAACTCCATGAGAAAGTAGACAAATGCAAACAAGATGTGCAGAAG GCTAAAGAAAAGTACGAGAAGTCTCTGGAGGAGCTGAACAAGTGCACCCCTCAGTACATGGAGAGCATGGAGCAGGTGTTTGACCAGTGCCAGCAGCATGAAGTCAAGAGGCTGACCTTCCTAAAGGAGGCCTTGCTGGACATTAAACGCCATCTTAACCTCACCGAGAATCCAAG CTATGCCACCATATACAGAGAACTTGAGCGCACGATCCTGGGTGCAAACACACAAGAGGACCTGAAGTGGTTCAGCAACAACCACGGCCCTGGGATGCCAATGAACTGGCCTGCATTTGAG GAATACAACCCAGACCAGGCCGCTGTTCccataaagaagaagaaaccagACGGAGCCCCACCCACTCCGAGCACTGACCATGTGGCTCCACCTGGTGATCGTAGCAG CGTGAGCAGCTATGATAAAAACCAAGCTTACTCGACTGAGTGGTCTGATGATGAGCAACCTGCTTCGTACTCTGGCAACGAAAACGGTGGGAACGGGAATTCATTCGAAGATGATTCCAGCACTGGGAAAGGGGTTCGTGTCCGAGCTCTCTATGATTATGAAGGCCAGGAACAGGATGAGCTCACCTTTAAAGCAG GTGATGAACTGACCAAGACTGAGGATGAAGATGAGCAAGGCTGGTGTAGAGGTCGTTTGGACACCGGCAAAGAGGGACTGTACCCAGCCAATTATGTTGAGCCAATCTAG
- the LOC123975648 gene encoding SAM pointed domain-containing Ets transcription factor-like yields MGSPGCEHTGCTAHSPLYISHPNTDTRMAWLDEAEDIKPPRSLLGLPELSWPGVYLPCYDRLVIEENPRVLRMTEAPAPAASPYRTLEQSPAKPSQAQGSPSEMEGQVEERCLEQVQTMVVGEVLKDVDTACKLLNISPDPLDWSSLHLQKWLLWTEHLYRLPQVSTMFQELTGRDLCSMTEADFRQRSSQFGDVLYAHLDIWKSAAAMKERCPPEDSKSAADDDSWSGVMCNYPSQPIHLWQFLRELLLKPHNYSCCIRWLNKEKGIFKIEDSAHVARLWGIRKNRPAMNYDKLSRSIRQYYKKGIIRKPDVSRRLVYQFVNPV; encoded by the exons ATGGGAAGTCCAGGCTGTGAACACACGGGCTGCACTGCACACTCGCCTCTCTACATCAGCCaccccaacactgacaccaggATGGCCTGGCTGGATGAGGCGGAGGACATCAAACCACCCCGTAGCTTGCTGGGGCTGCCTGAGCTCAGCTGGCCAGGGGTCTACCTCCCCTGCTATGACAGATTAGTTATAGAAGAGAACCCCAGGGTGCTGAGGATGACGGAGGCCCCAGCTCCTGCTGCTTCTCCCTACAGGACTCTGGAGCAGAGCCCAGCCAAACCCAGCCAAGCCCAAGGTTCCCCCTCTGAGATGGAGGGTCAGGTGGAGGAGCGGTGTCTGGAGCAGGTCCAGACCATGGTAGTTGGAGAAGTGCTGAAAGATGTTGACACTGCATGCAAACTGCTCAACATTTCCCCAG ATCCCTTGGATTGGAGCTCTCTACACCTTCAGAAGTGGCTACTCTGGACTGAGCACCTGTACAGGCTGCCACAGGTCAGCACGATGTTTCAGGAGCTGACCGGGAGGGATCTGTGCTCCATGACAGAAGCAGACTTCCGACAACGCTCCTCTCAGTTTGGAGACGTGCTGTATGCTCATCTGGACATCTGGAAATCTG ctgcaGCAATGAAGGAACGCTGCCCACCAGAAGACAGCAAATCTG CAGCTGATGATGACTCCTGGTCAGGTGTGATGTGTAACTACCCCAGCCAGCCTATCCACCTGTGGCAGTTCCTCCGAGAGCTGCTCCTCAAGCCACATAACTACAGCTGCTGCATCCGCTGGCTTAACAAGGAGAAAG GGATTTTCAAAATAGAAGACTCCGCTCACGTGGCCAGGCTATGGGGCATTAGGAAAAACCGCCCAGCCATGAACTATGACAAACTGAGTCGCTCCATTCGCCAGTACTACAAGAAAGGCATCATTCGAAAGCCTGATGTATCCCGCAGATTGGTCTACCAGTTCGTCAACCCTgtatga
- the LOC123975561 gene encoding protein ILRUN-like, whose translation MEGMDLDLDLDQELMQKFSCMGTTDKDILISEFQRLLGFQLNPAGCAFFLDMTNWNLQAAIGAYYDFESPNISAPCMSFVRDVTIGEGESVPPDTPFTKTWRIQNTGAESWPPGVSLKYVGGDQFGHVNMVMVRSLDPQEMADVSVQMQSPVSPGMYQGQWRMCTATGLYYGDVIWVILSVEVGGLLGVTQQLSSFQAEFNTQPHRSLEGDYNPFASPEKSKCPSSNNNSFHDASGHRVAEEHWQGSTNELQQDQNGLSHNSVDIVANSLQSNLSVVSYNQGIQEPYPFGHS comes from the exons ATGGAGGGcatggacctggacctggacctggatcAGGAGCTGATGCAGAAATTCAGCTGCATGGGTACAACAGACAAAGATATCCTAATATCTGAATTTCAGAGGCTCCTCGGGTTCCAGCTAAACCCCGCCGGATGCGCCTTCTTTCTGGACATGACCAACTG GAATTTACAAGCAGCCATTGGAGCCTACTACGACTTTGAGAGTCCCAACATCAGTGCACCGTGCATGTCCTTTGTGAGGGATGTGACGATTGGTGAGGGCGAATCAGTCCCACCAGACACACCTTTCACAAAGACCTGGAGGATACAGAACACAG GTGCAGAGTCGTGGCCTCCTGGGGTTAGCCTGAAGTACGTTGGAGGAGATCAGTTTGGTCATGTAAACATGGTGATGGTGCGGTCTCTAGACCCTCAGGAAATGGCGGATGTTAGTGTGCAGATGCAGAGCCCCGTGTCTCCTGGCATGTACCAGGGCCAGTGGAGAATGTGCACAGCTACCGGACTTTACTATGGAG ATGTCATTTGGGTGATCCTGAGTGTGGAGGTTGGAGGCCTCCTTGGCGTCACGCAGCAGCTTTCCTCTTTCCAAGCCGAGTTCAACACCCAGCCTCACCGCAGCCTGGAAGGAGACTACAACCCCTTCGCCTCGCCAGAGAAGAGCAAGTGCcccagcagcaacaacaacagcttccACGATGCCAGTGGTCACAGGGTCGCAGAGGAACATTGGCAGGGAAGCACCAATGAGCTGCAGCAAGATCAGAATGGACTTTCACACAACTCTGTGGATATAGTAGCAAACAGTCTACAAAGCAATCTATCAGTAGTCTCTTATAACCAG GGTATACAGGAGCCCTATCCTTTTGGGCACTCTTAA